One Candidatus Delongbacteria bacterium genomic window carries:
- a CDS encoding transcription elongation factor GreA: protein MGTHYITRKGYERLHEQLAELRAEQPLVRDRIAVARELGDLSENAEYHAAREEMTMLMYKIDSLEAKINSCRIVEEEEIDISSVRFFTKVTLMDLKQKKEKVFKLVSAEDMDIASGRISIQSPLAKGLIGKKVGGRPRSPYPQASSSSRS, encoded by the coding sequence ATGGGCACCCATTACATCACGCGCAAGGGCTATGAGCGACTGCACGAACAGTTGGCCGAACTGCGCGCCGAGCAGCCACTGGTCCGCGACCGGATCGCCGTGGCGCGCGAATTGGGCGACCTTTCCGAGAACGCCGAGTATCACGCGGCGCGCGAGGAAATGACCATGTTGATGTACAAGATCGACTCGCTGGAAGCCAAGATCAATTCCTGCCGCATCGTCGAGGAGGAGGAGATCGACATCAGCAGCGTGCGCTTCTTCACCAAGGTCACCCTGATGGACCTCAAGCAGAAGAAGGAAAAGGTGTTCAAGCTGGTCTCCGCCGAGGACATGGACATCGCCAGCGGGCGCATCTCCATCCAGAGCCCGCTGGCCAAGGGCCTGATCGGCAAGAAGGTTGGCGGAAGACCAAGATCACCGTACCCGCAGGCGAGCTCGAGTTCGAGATCCTGA
- a CDS encoding aminotransferase class IV, giving the protein MLNHRPAPYCLLDYRVRRTDDVRLPVTSEAVLYGDSLFSTLSVLEGVPVFLDAHIRRLNFSARELGYRTRLDPNRMRMALDNLIAGDRADQAHLRITLFNPGENEPGVPEHLVLLFPGVADQINAAELFPVNRRNLDDLSRHKSGNYLLNRRISRQLTRGTEALFLDEKGNLLEGTRSNLFLAIENRLLTPSREQGILPGICRGCLLGDLQLGAHATNLDLEALEMASEAFVCNSVLGIQPLNRIGQFSFGEAPGPLTRRAMASLETQILSDISRWF; this is encoded by the coding sequence GTGCTGAACCATCGTCCCGCACCCTACTGTCTGCTGGACTACCGTGTGCGCCGCACGGACGACGTACGACTGCCCGTGACGAGCGAAGCCGTGCTCTACGGCGACAGCCTGTTCTCGACACTCTCGGTGCTCGAAGGCGTGCCCGTGTTTCTGGATGCTCACATCCGGCGACTGAACTTCAGTGCCCGGGAGCTGGGCTATCGCACGCGCCTGGATCCCAACCGGATGCGGATGGCGCTGGACAACCTCATCGCCGGGGACCGGGCCGACCAGGCCCATCTGCGGATCACGCTGTTCAATCCCGGCGAGAATGAACCGGGCGTTCCCGAACACCTGGTGCTGCTGTTTCCCGGAGTGGCCGACCAGATCAATGCCGCCGAACTCTTTCCCGTGAACCGCCGCAATCTCGACGATCTCAGTCGGCACAAGTCGGGCAACTACCTGCTCAACCGGCGGATTTCCCGCCAGCTGACACGCGGCACCGAGGCCCTGTTTCTGGATGAGAAGGGCAACCTGCTGGAGGGCACGCGCAGCAATCTCTTTCTGGCCATCGAGAATCGCCTGCTGACACCCTCGCGCGAGCAGGGGATTCTGCCCGGGATCTGCCGCGGCTGCCTGCTGGGTGACCTGCAACTGGGTGCACACGCCACCAATCTGGACCTGGAAGCCCTGGAAATGGCCAGTGAAGCCTTCGTCTGCAATTCCGTGCTGGGAATCCAGCCACTCAACCGCATCGGTCAGTTCAGTTTCGGCGAAGCCCCCGGCCCGCTCACTCGCCGGGCGATGGCCTCCCTGGAAACCCAGATCCTGAGCGACATTTCCCGCTGGTTCTGA